One region of Fragaria vesca subsp. vesca linkage group LG4, FraVesHawaii_1.0, whole genome shotgun sequence genomic DNA includes:
- the LOC101300046 gene encoding serine carboxypeptidase-like 50-like, giving the protein MESTPPNLLCLLCFLLLLLLLLHRTTASSPPPLLPKQALPTKSGYLPVNPTSNSAIYYTFYEAQTPISPLSQTPLLIWLQGGPGCSSMIGNFFELGPWRVNFHKKPSEPLALEPNSGSWNRIFGLLFLDNPIGSGFSIAAKPEEIPTNQLGVAKHLFTAITKFVELDPAFKSRPIYITGESYAGKYIPAIGYYILKRNAELSESKRVNLGGVAIGDGLTDPVIQVTTHADNAYYSGLINERQKGELEELQHEAVRLIKAMNWSAATDGRNRVLRRLQNMTGLATLYDYTKNADYATSLVEDLLSHKEVKKALGVSNVSTVFEECSDLVGDVLHADVMKSVKYMVEFLVKNSKVLLYQGQYDLRDGVYGTEAWVKTMKWEGIEKYLAADRNVWKLGGETAGYVQKWGSLSQVVVSGAGHLLPTDQPLRAQAMIEDWVLDKGLFANVQEDI; this is encoded by the coding sequence ATGGAATCAACACCCCCAAACCTCCTCTGCTTACTATGTTTCCTCCTCCTCCTCCTCCTCCTCCTCCACCGCACCACAGCCTCATCACCGCCGCCTCTCCTCCCCAAACAAGCCCTCCCCACAAAGTCAGGTTACCTCCCAGTAAACCCCACCTCAAACTCAGCCATATACTACACTTTCTATGAAGCTCAAACCCCAATCTCACCTCTCTCACAAACTCCACTCCTCATTTGGCTCCAGGGCGGCCCCGGCTGCTCCTCCATGATCGGCAACTTCTTCGAGCTTGGTCCATGGCGCGTGAACTTCCACAAGAAGCCCTCCGAGCCACTCGCCTTGGAGCCCAACTCTGGTTCTTGGAACCGCATTTTCGGCTTGCTTTTTCTGGACAATCCCATCGGATCAGGATTCAGCATAGCTGCGAAGCCCGAAGAGATACCAACTAATCAGCTTGGAGTTGCTAAACACTTGTTTACTGCAATCACCAAGTTCGTTGAGCTTGATCCTGCTTTTAAGTCGAGGCCTATTTACATTACTGGCGAGAGCTATGCAGGGAAGTATATTCCGGCTATTGGCTACTACATTTTGAAGAGGAATGCCGAGCTGAGTGAGTCTAAGCGTGTGAATTTAGGCGGTGTTGCTATAGGAGATGGCTTGACAGACCCGGTGATTCAGGTGACAACTCATGCTGATAATGCTTACTACTCTGGTTTGATCAATGAAAGGCAGAAGGGTGAGCTGGAGGAGCTTCAACATGAGGCGGTGAGGCTGATTAAGGCCATGAATTGGAGTGCGGCAACAGATGGTCGAAACAGAGTTTTGAGGAGGCTGCAAAATATGACAGGGCTGGCTACTTTGTATGACTACACAAAGAATGCCGACTACGCGACTAGTTTGGTTGAGGACTTGTTGAGCCACAAGGAAGTGAAGAAGGCATTGGGGGTGTCAAATGTGTCGACTGTTTTCGAGGAGTGTAGTGATTTGGTGGGAGATGTGTTGCATGCGGATGTGATGAAGAGTGTGAAGTACATGGTGGAGTTTCTTGTGAAGAACAGCAAGGTGTTGTTGTATCAAGGCCAGTATGATTTGCGAGATGGTGTGTATGGCACGGAGGCTTGGGTAAAGACCATGAAATGGGAAGGGATAGAGAAGTATCTGGCGGCGGATCGGAATGTGTGGAAGTTGGGTGGAGAGACTGCTGGTTATGTTCAGAAATGGGGGAGTTTGAGCCAAGTTGTGGTTTCTGGTGCAGGTCATCTTTTGCCTACAGACCAGCCATTGAGAGCTCAGGCTATGATTGAAGACTGGGTTTTAGATAAAGGGCTGTTTGCCAATGTTCAAGAGGATATATAA
- the LOC101291332 gene encoding serine carboxypeptidase-like 50-like, which translates to MESTSTLKLLLKLTIFISISVFILLQLFPIFHLHRASSLWPPSKFSFFTTAPISLFPKQALPTMSGYLKVNSTTGSSIFYTFYEAQSLTFPNLSQTPLLIWLQGGPGCSSLFGNFMEIGPWHVNLYHHHHDLENQAFVLEPNPGSWNRIFGLVFLDNPIGSGFSIASSSEEIPRDQFSMAKHLYIAITKFIELDPMLFSSRPLYVVGESYAGKYVPAIGYYILKKNDESDHVINLAGVAIGNGLIDPETQVATHADNAYFSGLINEKQRREMEMYQNEAIRLAKLKRWRDATNARYRVVDMLSDMTGLATLFDYSKKAPYHKTQWITDFLHDERVKRIMNVQESAVFRNCSRVVKVALYEDNMKSVKYMVELLVKRSKVLLYQGQFDLWDGVFSTTAWVKTLEWEEIGKFLAAERRVWRGRGDELAGYVQRWKSLSNVVVSRAGHLVPADQPMNSQAMIEGWILETGLFGDEQLF; encoded by the coding sequence ATGGAGTCAACGTCGACCCTCAAGCTTCTTCTCAAGCTCACCATCTTCATCTCCATCTCTGTTTTCATATTGCTTCAACTCTTTCCCATCTTCCATCTTCATCGAGCTTCGTCCTTATGGCCACCCTCCAAGTTTTCATTCTTCACTACTGCACCAATCTCTCTCTTCCCCAAACAAGCTTTGCCAACCATGTCAGGCTACCTCAAAGTCAACTCCACCACAGGCTCCTCCATTTTCTACACCTTCTATGAAGCACAAAGCCTCACCTTCCCTAACCTCTCGCAAACCCCACTTCTCATTTGGCTCCAGGGTGGGCCCGGATGCTCCTCCTTGTTTGGTAACTTCATGGAGATTGGTCCTTGGCATGTCAACTTATACCATCACCATCATGATCTTGAGAACCAAGCCTTTGTGCTTGAACCTAACCCCGGTTCCTGGAACCGGATTTTCGGCCTTGTTTTCCTTGATAATCCGATAGGATCCGGGTTCAGCATCGCCTCTAGCAGCGAGGAAATCCCTAGAGATCAATTTTCGATGGCTAAACATTTGTACATTGCAATCACAAAGTTTATTGAACTTGATCCAATGTTGTTTAGCTCTCGTCCGCTTTATGTAGTGGGCGAGAGCTATGCTGGCAAGTACGTGCCAGCAATTGGCTACTATATACTCAAGAAGAATGATGAGTCTGATCATGTCATTAACTTAGCTGGCGTTGCTATAGGAAATGGTTTGATTGACCCGGAGACTCAGGTGGCCACTCATGCAGACAATGCTTACTTTTCGGGTTTGATCAATGAGAAACAGAGGAGGGAGATGGAGATGTATCAGAACGAGGCGATCAGGCTAGCCAAATTGAAACGCTGGAGAGATGCGACCAATGCTAGGTACCGAGTTGTGGATATGCTGAGTGACATGACAGGATTGGCCACATTGTTTGACTACTCCAAGAAAGCTCCTTACCACAAGACTCAATGGATCACTGACTTTTTGCACGACGAAAGGGTGAAGAGGATTATGAATGTGCAGGAGTCGGCGGTGTTTAGAAACTGCAGCCGTGTAGTGAAAGTTGCTTTGTATGAGGATAACATGAAGAGTGTGAAGTACATGGTGGAGTTGTTGGTGAAGAGGAGCAAGGTGTTGTTGTATCAAGGGCAGTTTGATTTGTGGGATGGGGTGTTTTCGACCACAGCGTGGGTGAAGACGTTGGAATGGGAGGAGATTGGGAAGTTTTTGGCGGCGGAGAGGAGGGTTTGGAGAGGCAGAGGGGATGAGCTTGCAGGGTATGTGCAGAGATGGAAGAGTTTGAGCAATGTTGTGGTTTCAAGAGCAGGGCATCTTGTGCCGGCTGACCAGCCAATGAACTCTCAGGCAATGATCGAAGGCTGGATTTTGGAAACAGGGTTGTTTGGTGATGAGCAATTGTTCTAA